In Ostrea edulis chromosome 6, xbOstEdul1.1, whole genome shotgun sequence, a single window of DNA contains:
- the LOC125645497 gene encoding uncharacterized protein LOC125645497 → MSSAKEPDKNELPPPPPYEEVCTMPGHQSLSPPQLYDLNSYASPSDAIITPHTYPPPASLMHGSCQSPQSFTHGYESQLHAYTPHDMQVLSRNSNRPVAMMTARVPMDGQRRRIYMKIFTMVTMIIIIVFVIAITQWFH, encoded by the exons ACAAGAATGAGCTCCCCCCACCTCCCCCGTATGAAGAAGTATGCACAATGCCAGGTCACCAGTCCCTCTCTCCACCACAGCTATATG ATTTGAACTCCTACGCCTCCCCTAGTGACGCTATCATAACTCCCCACACCTACCCACCACCTGCTTCCTTAATGCACGGATCTTGCCAGTCACCGCAATCTTTCACGCACGGCTATGAATCCCAACTCCATGCATACACACCGCACGATATGCAAGTTTTGTCCCGGAACAGTAATCGTCCTGTG GCTATGATGACAGCTCGCGTTCCTATGGACGGACAGAGGAGAAGAATATACATGAAGATTTTTACTATGGTAACAATGATCATTATCATTGTTTTCGTCATTGCAATCACACAGTGGTTCCATTAA